The proteins below come from a single Lepeophtheirus salmonis chromosome 4, UVic_Lsal_1.4, whole genome shotgun sequence genomic window:
- the Rbcn-3A gene encoding dmX-like protein 2 isoform X11, producing MKTHQILTGACNPGDRTFAVGSVEGIPFTAYASGCNIVILAKNFNRVQIIPGVCHDNIQIRCIDASIDSGKVAAVYEKTVIIFEPTPLVVSEEERSPHDLDYWWVETARLDAEAVVSSMAWNGDGDRLLTAGDFLQLWRLQKNNVDDVKFEIDPESIFQTNNEENVKHSSTWNCVWSTRPANPIVYLSFSPDGSLIATAGQHDRLVRIWYQNQPLLLPTCGQDALKAAASKNYNFSYIYLAHPQSVTGISWRKTSKYMPRGSVSNMLVTSCMDNICRIWSETILPEDGIVCMQQLDPAASQDSKFRTHRQKTKFIQRFRHMRHSFCARRMTKNSLLVAGIPDPIASLPSTYSVHEFHNYGYQGTGVSPGGLHFHLSATINGVRDIPLVPSMGSASSGTVQNKQNFVLHWLNNKEMHFTQEAEKIMQELFKIAMEREDVIGAAENNDSGSKMSINKLNKTCSSASLSHVPSATSLSHSDVSQTGSAHSGFKLSVSPSEALDHSIETILNEWHQSSDLLYSIHPVDGSLLVWIADFLDEYTPGAFRQAQVSFSARIPCAIPLGDAMTMSSNVSMYNANTLILKNIFTEVLKTNEEEGKKQARGDHGIERHSEKDEEIEGDAKEEDNEEKTDPEAEPTEHHKTKSKSIHRRYKPAPVVSMISKHTNGTLNLWNVMFGAKSKFSTLLNISHASRASGHRFRANGISCHPVLPLVLTTSHHNNVQSCSNICQKENFCSELILWRVDPVGPLSRSGGISELARINSSEISAFTDVAWIPTLLPSNILGNISNSPSAVFVGSDGHHLRIYLSVIDARALLAEINSASRRNRMKKNEDLMSHSSDDDSTNPGAETLDNLSDNFNIVSTQSSSKPGCVIQLKSIDDASHNWANTLLLHAFQGKLAFSPSELHDKSYFFTSKMGAVVDLGQTSTESTAGFSEPFFVLLVEKMSDSSVIMHMWRLVISSGEEKKNSHGYHSSGSVTPDASQPFNEHLGDSCHACSVNVQTEKVCRQKLPLEEGTTVIYAVPAVGHLSSSSIYPACLAPYIMVTICSDNTIRFWRTRSSVDNESDEDNTFVWEEWRMESDDGDSKIVIPGRPLSVCAAYSGRIACAYQSGSSFVRPNSGNDQNTRYVNLCVCIYECESTGGSGWILEDTISLKNIELKSVVPPLNLSIYNKTLQKVQETKEQITKQFDESKTLFKKGMTSVPSLSTYEGVRKYIDKMGNSASPLAPKQSVMLDWVSNENGAHILTIAVGNKVLLLTEVSSDISQANMKAMSETRTVASNRHLLRKSSSMSFQTNNEEIRWMQIRRVFLKTADGLSPTPMATSWVRDGLLLCGMDNEIAVYSQWRNDEGISTPDDGKDFQDSRKIQDVQIMNKVHGSTSRPILSVGSLSNSGKYAQADPEKRKKVLLTGYSGAVSDELDMMPDLGLFEASRLVSPVLPQYHPKQLMELLNSGKIRWVKAILGHLVRCIGGPGTQGLSRTKSNSSSFGMEEKASVSPRCWSKSRTLSVLGTSTTSSNVGPTSPGEGFRSSISGIPEELTLDYTEINSIPPLPLWTLLAADKETNITGTSKMDKKGESNGYDDLFNMKTDPSLEDPDTFDDEFLSAESATEKRTSKGIDRTGLSYFGPRQARIFSKLLTHAHLPGLSSLDQMHLLALADTVASCQLDLADKFAIDAAKKAVDPSLSSSPVVEGEVNLGSLDDCGLRFLLAMKHFNYLKRCLPLNQRNVLQKKGLSSSNLVWGFHSESEEELINSIPCVAKGNPTWPELRELGLAWWLRNNSSLKKLMEKVAKASFKDKNDPLDAAIFYLAMKKKNLVWGLYRSIKDPKMTAFFSNNFSEDRWRKAALKNAFSLLGKQRFLHAAAFFLLSGSIKDAIDICIDKLDDLQLAMIIARLYAGELNQVPDILKDLVNKQVLGSEGGNKEDNVTAQSHPDPFLRSMAHWMNRNYSASLSTLLLTNVGFLHPKYSDEEVERSIKRRKVDADPSVFNFYVYLRTHPLILREQISKNQDSSKAIMLSGFKGDSSEGEGATFKEDGVTPLERRLYFSTAHFHLRAGCPVLALEVLNKLPNKIISSKFYDKEKLNSNTDEPNVENSLVTGIFHQTQMDLSQPKPTSKKDTEKVGRSQPIEKLSDDMGLDWSKPITVSKTEDDDELKLEWSDDPDTDDDYDSNSKNILKEMAHKSIDESLVEKNIDEKGSSFMSTQGGILDIMAQQLKFIACLKIIMEELGTLATGFEVDGGLLRYQLYIWLEREVDALKVLCSYGLQDELNQSINLSAQSDDSEGISNFQDVDPLDFESKIIRVMKRKTWLIENQTLLRTLLSYCGLHGCNGGGLSSVRMELILLLQELQQEKTQKRLLSPLPFPTTLPLLSACIAQQKTVVSDPVKHLEALTHDMLYTMMQEKIPPFPGHANYDELFVLRDLSIALSSCVYQSLCDSDSLHLKKIPSSFTGGGAVLDSLSRLSVVYQDSSLISTTCSRKFSLDTGSQIEVTTEPSKWPGVTALRALLDRDKDEDTPHLNVLLCETFVAIYLSLLCYALATCDSHILFRLISQHISPSYWSHLFGGGYKKSIKVDITSSTQSKEIPTIYSDDNIESSSTSVASKDIVGLVNTVNTVTSQVTSSVNSLTKQRVKLNMKLLGVQIKSGSGSNHQSNDGTEGTPLGSKPATRENFKSPDISIIGKLMSKPSPNEVDSEFYDSGAESELEDEDDFDEHDDPFSNAPPKEENIEHLDPESFSWTLMRFAVIRLSQDILEKFLTVAGIEIPDLPVASPLIYGCLRATDNWLDAVNCKLHSFENKSEQLFPGCYADSSVHGPAIEKYKCLFEPQNTPFRNKGQGLGPVKRLWSFLIRQQPVQHVFIKHIFGKRKVIGDSPTLSSRVIDTNSSALKCAGPSSYSSEGDASESFQYQILKMNKPVKVIHKEQDGITAFCINKKKGEENVSSGLMTLATHKELQELDISLLLNPTSWQEGMHEEADFDVLCLSENPESLPASNFLAIQTPGDPLQGSHGVMGSSGGGTSSSVSSQINSPSGPQPPPFGPSGNASNAGHRGTSVVKKHKIDGVRRLASHTHLPLYVTGCHDGSIGMWEWSHNHPVATVRPSGVFAKVNRVLFTSQGNKFGACDEDGNVSIWQAANSSNPYFTYKCHSKGTSDFVFQGDCSSLFCTSGHSSDGRNVAIWDTLMPQKRCNVASFLFHDNGASSIAYVSSKQQLVTTGKRGEVAVWDLRQRKQIHFFKGHDHSIKCLTLDPNEDFFVTGSLDGDIKIWSLNSYKCFYTFIQEHARHGLFKNISQGVSQVYLDSFNRLYSCGADGSIKVRQLPDRDLIVSSI from the exons gcACAGTTTCTGTGCAAGAAGAATGACTAAAAATTCGTTGCTCGTTGCTGGAATACCTGATCCCATTGCGTCTTTACCTTCCACCTATAGCGTTCATGAATTTCATAACTATGGTTATCAAGGAACAGGTGTGTCCCCTGGAGGTCTTCACTTCCATTTAAGTGCTACCATTAATGGTGTTCGTGATATTCCCCTTGTACCATCCATGGGCTCTGCTTCCTCTGGTACTGttcaaaataagcaaaattttgttcttcattggttgaacaataaggaaatgCACTTTACTCAAGAGgcagaaaaaataatgcaagagttatttaaaattgcAATGGAAAGGGAGGATGTCATTGGAGCCGCTGAGAACAATGATAGTGGATCAAAAATGTCCATCAATAAGTTGAATAAAACCTGTTCATCTGCTTCATTATCTCATGTTCCCTCAGCGACCTCTCTCTCACATTCTGACGTGTCTCAGACAGGATCCGCTCATTCTGGATTCAAATTGTCTGTAAGTCCCTCAGAAGCATTGGATCATTCCATTGAAACTATTCTCAATGAATGGCATCAAAGCTCTGATTTGTTGTATTCGATACACCCTGTAGATGGTAGCCTCTTGGTTTGGATTGCTGATTTCCTTGATGAATATACTCCTGGTGCATTCAGACAAGCCCAGGTTTCGTTTAGTGCAAGGATACCTTGTGCTATTCCATTGGGAGATGCTATGACAATGAGTTCAAATGTGTCTATGTACAATGCTAATACTCtcattctcaaaaatatattcacggAGGTATTAAAAACCAACGAAGAAGAAGGAAAGAAACAGGCAAGGGGTGATCATGGCATTGAAAGGCATTCAGAGAAGGATGAGGAAATTGAAGGCGATgcaaaagaagaagataatgaagaaaaaactgaTCCTGAGGCAGAACCTACAGAACATCATAAAACAAAATCCAAATCCATTCATCGTCGATACAAACCAGCGCCAGTTGTATCTATGATATCAAAACATACGAATGGAACATTAAACTTATGGAATGTTATGTTCGGTGCAAAGTCTAAATTTTCCACATTACTAAATATTTCTCATGCGTCTCGAGCTTCGGGGCATAGATTTCGTGCAAATGGAATATCATGTCACCCTGTTTTGCCATTAGTTCTGACAACTTCACATCACAATAATGTTCAAAGCTGTTCTAATATTTGTCAGAAGGAG aatttttgtagTGAATTAATATTATGGAGAGTAGACCCTGTTGGACCTCTCTCAAGGTCTGGAGGTATTTCAGAGCTTGCTAGGATTAATTCCTCAGAGATTTCCGCATTTACAGACGTTGCATGGATACCAACTCTTCTCCCAAG taatatactTGGAAATATTTCCAATAGCCCAAGTGCAGTTTTTGTGGGTTCAGATGGACATCATCTTAGAATTTATTTGTCAGTTATTGATGCAAGAGCATTACTTGCTGAAATTAATTCTGCTTCTAGAAGAaatagaatgaagaaaaatgaagatttaatGTCTCATTCATCTGATGATGACTCAACAAATCCAGGAGCTGAGACACTTGATAATTTATCCGATAATTTCAATATTGTGTCAACTCAATCCTCGTCCAAGCCAGGCTGTGTCATTCAACTTAAATCCATTGATGATGCTTCTCAT aattGGGCCAATACTCTTTTGCTACATGCATTTCAAGGAAAGTTAGCCTTTTCACCGAGCGAATTACATGATAAATCATACTTCTTTACTTCCAAAATGGGAGCTGTTGTTGATCTGGGACAGACTTCAACTGAGTCTACAGCTGGATTTAGTGAACCCTTTTTCGTTCTATTGGTTGAAAAAATGAGTGACTCCAGCGTTATAATGCATATGTGGAGACTTGTAATTTCCTCAGGtgaggaaaaaaagaatagtcATGGATATCATTCTTCTGGTAGTGTGACTCCAGATGCATCTCAACCCTTCAATGAACATCTTGGAGATAGTTGTCATGCTTGTAGTGTTAATGTTCAAACTGAAAAAGTGTGTCGGCAAAAGCTTCCACTGGAAGAGGGAACAACTGTTATTTATGCTGTACCAGCAGTAGGGCATTTATCTTCATCTTCAATATATCCTGCATGTCTTGCACCTTACATTATGGTAACCATTTGTTCTGATAATACTATACGTTTTTGGAGGACCAGGAGTTCTGTTGATAATGAGAGTGATGAAGATAATACCTTTGTATGGGAAGAATGGAGAATGGAAAGCGATGACGgggattcaaaaattgttattcctGGTCGTCCATTGAGTGTGTGCGCAGCCTATTCTGGGAGAATTGCATGTGCTTATCAATCAGGCTCTAGTTTTGTCCGGCCTAATTCTGGAAATGATCAAAACACTAGATATGTTAATCTATgtgtttgtatatatgaatgTGAATCTACGGGAGGATCTGGATGGATCCTGGAGGACACGATATCTCTTAAAAATATCGAATTGAAGTCTGTTGTACCTCCTctgaatttatcaatttataataaaacccTTCAGAAAGTACAAGAGACCAAGGAACAAATTACTAAGCAATTTGATGAATCCAAAACATTGTTTAAGAAAGGAATGACGTCTGTACCAAGTCTTTCCACTTATGAGGGGGTTCGAAAGTATATTGATAAAATGGGGAACTCTGCTAGTCCACTTGCTCCAAAACAATCTGTGATGTTGGATTGGGTGTCAAATGAAAATGGCGCTCATATTCTGACTATTGCAGTTGGAAATAAAGTTCTTCTATTAACAGAGGTATCATCTGACATTTCGCAAGCAAACATGAAAGCGATGAGTGAAACTAGAACTGTTGCCTCCAATCGACATCTATTACGTAAATCATCGTCCATGAGTTTTCAAaccaataatgaagaaatacgTTGGATGCAAATTCGAAGAGTCTTTTTGAAGACAGCTGATGGTCTTAGTCCTACGCCAATGGCAACATCTTGGGTTAGAGATGGACTGTTACTGTGTGGTATGGATAATGAAATAGCAGTATATTCACAATGGCGTAATGATGAAGGGATTTCCACCCCTGATGATGGAAAGGATTTTCAGGACTCAAGGAAGATACAAGATGTCcaaattatgaataaagttCAT GGATCTACTTCTCGTCCCATTCTAAGTGTTGGATCTTTATCGAATTCCGGGAAATATGCTCAAGCAGAtccagaaaaaagaaaaaaag TTCTTCTTACAGGTTATtcag GAGCTGTATCGGATGAACTTGATATGATGCCTGATTTGGGGCTATTTGAAGCTAGTCGACTCGTTTCACCTGTCCTTCCTCAGTACCACCCTAAACAACTCATGGAATTACTAAATTCTGGAAAGATAAGATGGGTTAAGGCCATATTAGGTCACTTAGTTCGATGTATTGGTGGACCAGGAACACAAGGCTTATCTAGAACTAAATCAAATTCAAGTTCATTTGGTATGGAGGAAAAAGCTTCTGTATCTCCTCGATGCTGGTCCAAATCTCGGACTCTTTCGGTTCTTGGAACATCAACCACGTCATCTAATGTTGGTCCAACCAGTCCAGGTGAAGGCTTTCGTTCTTCAATAAGTGGAATTCCAGAGGAGCTGACCCTGGATTATACTGAGATAAATTCAATACCGCCCCTTCCTCTTTGGACCCTTCTTGCTGCTGATAAAGAGACTAACATAACTGGAACCTCCAAAATGGACAAAAAGGGAGAATCCAAT ggttACGATGATCTCTTTAATATGAAGACAGATCCTAGCTTAGAAGATCCAGATACATTCGATGACGAATTTTTATCTGCTGAATCTGCTACAGAAAAGAGAACTTCAAAAGGAATAGATCGTACAGGATTATCATACTTTGGTCCTCGGCAAGCACGAATTTTCTCTAAGCTTCTCACTCACGCGCATCTTCCTGGTCTTTCAAGTCTAGATCAAATGCATTTACTGGCATTAGCTGATACGGTTGCATCATGTCAACTAGATTTAGCTGACAAATTTGCTATTGATGCTGCAAAAAAAGCAGTTGACCCGTCCTTATCCTCCTCTCCTGTTGTCGAAGGTGAAGTGAATTTAGGATCTCTAGATGATTGTGGACTAAGATTTTTGTTAGCCATGAAACATTTCAACTACTTGAAACGATGTCTTCCTTTAAATCAGAgaaatgttttacaaaaaaaaggattatcCTCCTCAAATCTTGTATGGGGTTTCCATTCGGAGAGTGAGGAGGAATTGATCAATTCCATTCCATGTGTCGCTAAAGGAAATCCAACCTGGCCAGAGCTAAGAGAATTAGGCCTTGCCTGGTGGTTGAGAAATAATTCTTCTCTTAAAAAGTTAATGGAAAAAGTTGCTAAAGCATCTTTCAAGGACAAAAACGATCCTCTTGATGCAGCCATCTTTTATTTAGCTATGAAGAAAAAGAATCTTGTATGGGGTCTGTACAGAAGTATAAAAGACCCAAAAATGACTGCTTTTTTCAGCAATAATTTTTCTGAAGATCGTTGGAGAAAAGCTGCCTTGAAAAATGCTTTTTCCCTCCTTGGAAAACAAAGATTTCTTCATGCAGCCGCTTTCTTTCTATTGAGTGGGAGCATCAAGGATGCTATTGACATTTGCATTGATAAATTAGATGACCTTCAGTTAGCAATGATTATCGCACGTTTGTATGCAGGAGAGCTTAATCAAGTGCCAGATATTCTCAAAGACCTTGTCAATAAACAAGTACTTGGATCAGAAGGAGGCAATAAAGAAGATAACGTCACTGCTCAGTCACATCCAGATCCATTTTTGAGGTCTATGGCTCATTGGATGAATAGAAACTACTCTGCTAGTCTTTCCACTCTTCTTTTAACCAATGTGGGCTTTCTTCACCCTAAATATAGCGACGAAGAAGTAGAAAGGTCTATAAAAAGACGAAAAGTTGATGCCGATCcaagtgtttttaatttttatgtatatttgagaACTCATCCATTGATACTACGAGAgcaaataagtaaaaatcaaGACTCTTCTAAAGCAATAATGCTGTCTGGTTTTAAAGGGGATAGCTCAGAGGGAGAGGGTGCAACTTTTAAGGAAGATGGTGTAACACCCTTAGAAAGACGACTTTATTTTTCCACAGCACACTTTCATCTACGAGCTGGATGCCCTGTTCTAGCTCTTGAAGTCCTTAATAAATTgcctaacaaaataatttcttctaaattttatgataaagaaaaattaaattctaatacTGATGAGCCTAATGTTGAGAATTCATTGGTGACCGGAATATTTCATCAAACCCAAATGGATTTAAGTCAGCCAAAGCCCACATCAAAGAAAGATACCGAAAAAGTGGGTCGGTCACAACCCATTGAAAAACTATCAGATGATATGGGACTCGATTGGTCTAAACCAATTACGGTTTCAAAAACAGAGGACGATGATGAACTAAAATTAGAATGGTCGGATGACCCTGATACGGATGATGACTATGATTCtaattcaaaaaacattttgaaagaaatggCTCATAAGTCCATAGATGAAAGCCTAGTGGAGAAAAATATAGATGAAAAGGGCTCAAGTTTCATGTCTACTCAAGGAGGTATTTTAGATATAATGGCTCAGCAGTTGAAGTTTATtgcttgtttaaaaataattatggaagaATTGGGAACTCTAGCTACTGGATTCGAAGTTGACGGGGGACTTCTTCGTTATCAACTTTATATTTGGTTAGAAAGGGAGGTAGATGCCCTTAAAGTCTTATGTTCATACGGATTGCAGGATGAGTTAAATCAGAGCATTAATTTATCAGCTCAAAGTGATGATTCGGAGGGTATTTCTAATTTCCAAGATGTAGATCCTCTTGACtttgaaagtaaaataattagagtTATGAAGCGTAAAACATGGTTAATTGAAAATCAGACCCTTCTTAGAACGTTGCTTAGTTATTGTGGTCTACATGGATGCAATGGTGGAGGTCTTTCATCCGTTCGTATGGAATTGATTCTTTTACTCCAAGAGCTTCAGCAAGAAAAAACGCAAAAACGGCTTTTGTCTCCTCTCCCATTTCCTACTACACTTCCACTTTTATCTGCTTGTATCGCTCAACAAAAAACGGTTGTGTCCGACCCTGTGAAACACTTGGAGGCTCTAACTCATGATATGTTGTACACTATGATGCAAGAAAAAATTCCTCCTTTTCCTGGACATGCTAATTATGATGAACTATTTGTTCTTCGGGACTTGTCAATTGCTTTGTCATCATGTGTTTACCAAAGTCTTTGCGATTCTGACtcacttcatttaaaaaaaataccttcttCATTCACTGGTGGAGGAGCCGTCTTAGACTCACTTTCTAGACTTAGTGTAGTTTATCAGGATTCTTCATTAATTTCTACAACATGTAGTAGAAAGTTCTCCCTTGATACTGGTTCTCAAATAGAAGTAACTACAGAGCCTTCTAAATGGCCTGGGGTTACTGCACTACGGGCCCTTCTTGATAGGGATAAAGATGAAGATACCCCACATTTAAATGTACTACTCTGTGAGACGTTCGTTGCCATTTATTTGAGTCTTTTATGCTATGCTTTGGCTACTTGTGATtcccatattttatttagactAATTAGTCAACATATAAGTCCCAGTTACTGGTCTCATTTGTTCGGTGgaggttataaaaaaagtattaaggtTGACATAACATCTTCAACTCAATCCAAGGAAATACCA acaatCTACTCTGATGATAACATAGAATCATCGTCAACCTCAGTTGCATCTAAGGACATCGTTGGTCTAGTCAATACGGTTAATACTGTCACTTCACAAGTTACATCTTCTGTTAACTCCCTTACCAAACAAAGAGTAAAACTGAACATGAAATTATTGGGTGTTCAAATAAAGTCAGGCAGTGGATCAAATCATCAATCCAATGATGGAACAGAAGGAACCCCATTAGGCTCCAAACCAGCGACTAGAGAGAATTTTAAATCTCCAGACATTTCAATCATCGGGAAACTTATGAGTAAG CCTTCTCCAAATGAAGTTGATAGTGAATTCTATGATTCTGGTGCAGAGTCCGAGTTGGAAGATGAAGATGATTTTGATGAACATGATGATCCCTTTTCAAATGCCCCTCCCAAGGAAGAAAATATTGAGCATTTGGATCCGGAGTCTTTTTCTTGGACGCTCATGAGATTTGCTGTGATCAGACTCTCTCAAGATATTTTAGAGAAGTTCCTCACTGTGGCTGGAATTGAAATACCTG ATCTTCCAGTGGCAAGCCCACTCATCTATGGATGCCTGCGAGCGACTGATAATTGGTTAGACGCCGTTAATTGTAAATTACACTCATTCGAAAACAAATCAGAACAACTTTTTCCAGGATGCTATGCTGATTCAAGTGTACATGGTCCTGCCATTGAAAAGTATAAATGTCTATTTGAACCTCAGAATACACCctttag AAATAAAGGCCAAGGTCTGGGTCCTGTTAAACGTCTATGGAGCTTTTTGATTCGACAACAACCAGTTCAACACGTGTTTATTAAGCATATATTTGGAAAGCGAAAAGTTATTGGGGACTCCCCTACACTTTCTTCTCGAGTTATTGATACAAACTCATCGGCATTAAAATGTGCCGGCCCTTCGTCGTACTCTTCTGAAGGGGATGCTTCTGAGTCTTTTCAATATCAAATTCTAAAGATGAATAAACCAGTCAAAGTGATTCATAAGGAACAAGATGGTATCACGGCCTTCTGTATTAACAAG AAAAAAGGAGAGGAAAAT GTTTCAAGTGGACTTATGACTCTTGCAACTCATAAAGAATTACAGGAATTGGATATATCCCTACTACTTAATCCTACTTCATGGCAAGAGGGAATGCACGAAGAAGCAGATTTTGATGTTCTTTGCCTGAGCGA gaATCCGGAGTCTCTCCCAGCTTCTAACTTCTTGGCTATTCAAACACCTGGGGATCCCTTGCAAGGAAGTCATGGTGTTATGGGTTCATCTGGAGGGGGAACTTCCTCTTCTGTGTCCTCACAAATTAACTCTCCTAGTGGCCCACAGCCTCCACCATTTGGGCCCTCTGGAAATGCATCAAATGCGGGACACAGAGGTACATCAGTG gtgaaaaaacataaaattgatgGTGTTCGACGACTTGCCTCTCATACCCATTTACCCCTTTATGTAACAGGGTGCCATGATGGAAGTATAGGCATGTGGGAATGGTCTCACAATCATCCCGTGGCTACAGTGAGGCCTTCCGGGGTTTTTGCTAAAGTGAATAGAGTTTTATTCACTTCCCAAGGGAATAAGTTTGGAGCCTGTGATGAAGATGGGAATGTCTCTATATGGCAAGCTGCAAATTCATCTAATCCATACTTTACTTACAAATGTCATTCAAAAGGAACCTCAGACTTTGTATTCCAAGGAGATTGCTCCTCTTTGTTTTGCACTTCTGGTCATTCCTCAGATGGTCGTAATGTAGCCATTTGGGATACACTCATGCCCCAAAAAAGGTGTAACGTTGCCTCCTTTCTCTTTCATGATAATGGAGCATCATCCATCGCGTATGTTTCTTCGAAACAACAACTCGTGACTACGGGTAAAAGAGGCGAAGTTGCTGTATGGGACCTAAGACAAAGGAAACAAATCCATTTCTTTAAAGGACATGATCATTCCATTAAATGCCTCACTTTAGATCCAAATGAGGATTTCTTTGTGACTGGGAGTTTAGATGGAGATATTAAAATTTGGTCCCTCAattcatataaatgtttttatacatttatacagGAACATGCAAGACATggtttatttaagaatattagtCAAGGGGTATCCCAAGTATATTTGGATTCCTTTAATAGGTTGTACTCTTGTGGGGCAGATGGTTCCATAAAGGTTCGACAACTTCCTGATAGAGATCTCATAGTCAGTTCAATTTAG